The following are encoded together in the Kwoniella europaea PYCC6329 chromosome 1, complete sequence genome:
- a CDS encoding pre-mRNA-splicing factor CWC2, translating into MSTTATVAPKRKLRPARKQVAEGEVDKSETIQPGKEYNIWYNKWAGGDKEDALANKTLSQTRCIIARDAGYTRADATGNKYCCLFFARGCCPYGHECNYLHRLPLPNHQLPDNSRDCFGREKHGDYRDDMGGVGSFNRVNRTLYVGKIHESPDKKQTEETLLRHFGEWGKILRWNILYNRGVAFVMYDSELNAQFAKEAMANQSMDGDEILNVRWATEDPNPGEKKAEARRIEDMGQKAIAGMLDEDLVEAAQTVRALEEGDEQDFYHIEQSKEEEEIPEQPNGEDEKDEGRPIKKVKNANGGFFDADALDNLKFYAELAKKQALEDQERVKERKVPAKPVGMASLLGGYESGDDSD; encoded by the exons ATGTCGACGACAGCTACAGTAGCACccaagaggaagttgaggcCCGCTCGAAAGCAAGTCGCCGAGGGAGAAGTAGACAAGAGCGAGACTATTCAACCGGGAAAAGAGTACA ATATATGGTATAACAAGTGGGCAGGAGGGGATAAAGAAGATGCTTTGGCGAA TAAAACGTTATCTCAGACACGATGTATAATAGCTAGAGACGCTGGATATACTAGAGCGGATGCTACAGGTAACAAGTATTGTTGTTTGTTCTTCGCCAGAGGATGTTGTCCATATGG ACACGAGTGTAATTACCTTCATAGATTACCATTACCAAATC ATCAGCTGCCAGACAATTCTCGAGACTGTTTCGGAAGAGAGAAACATGGTGATTACAGGGATGATATGGGTGGTGTAGGATCCTTCAATCGAGTGAATAGGACGTTATACGTTGGGAAAATACACGAAAGTCCAGATAAGAAACAAACTGAGGAGACACTCTTGAGGCATTTCGGAGAATGGGGTAAGATATTGAGAT GgaatatactgtacaatCGAGGTGTAGCGTTCGTAATGTACGATTCGGAGTTGAACGCACAATTCGCAAAAGAAGCTATGGCAAATCAGagtatggatggtgatgagataTTGAACGTTAG ATGGGCAACGGAGGATCCTAATCctggagagaagaaagccgAAGCTAGGCGTATTGAAGATATGGGACAGAAAGCAATCGCAGGAATGCTAGATGAAGACTTGGTGGAAGCTGCTCAAACAGTTAgagcattggaagaaggtgacgAACAGGATTTCTATCATATCGAACaatcgaaagaagaagaagaaataccTGAACAGCCCAACGGAGAAGAcgaaaaggatgaaggaagaCCAATCAAGAAAGTGAAAAATGCTAATGGAGGGTTCTTCGATGCGGACGCATTGGATAATCTGAAATTCTATGCTGAATTAGCTAAGAAGCAGGCGCTGGAGGATCaagaaagagtgaaagagaggaaagtgCCAGCGAAACCCGTCGGGATGGCTTCGCTGTTAGGTGGATATGAAAGTGGAGACGACAGTGATTAG